One genomic segment of Hippoglossus hippoglossus isolate fHipHip1 chromosome 22, fHipHip1.pri, whole genome shotgun sequence includes these proteins:
- the LOC117756556 gene encoding GTPase IMAP family member 4-like: MYMAHNTTAWFRGATDSYERRIVLVGKTGVGKSAAGNTILGREAFESELSPSSMTAECQKAKGNVGDRKVAVIDTPGLFDTNFTQEEVLKRIKMCISLSAPGPHAFLVVLQLGRFTQEEKECIKMIQTTFSEDAAKYTMVLFTHGDQLRKQTIEGYISESTDLQIIIRNCYGQYHVFNNEIKDPAQTNILLDKIDKMTMANSGRYYTNEMFMRAEEAIEKEKERLLKEMEAQKQKELDELRAKLASRAYQREERRVQMRYEYAARARAERSNEFIAARVIIVATVCGVAVGGLLGVVGGPIGLAIGMAAGAAVGATVGALSPPGTTLVPTGSGRQKRNDELRIILLGKTGAGKSAAGNTILGKEFFQSQLSSSSWTFQCKRAEGEVGGRKVTVIDTPGLFDTNFDQEEVLKRIKTCISLSAPGPHAFLVVLSLGRFTKEEKDTVKIIKSTFGEEATKYLLVLFTHGDKLKKQTIENFISKSGELREFIEVCYGRYHVFNNLVNDQEQIDQLLEKINRITYENDGGHYTTKMFRKAIRASKVEKRRLSKELKSMEQQRRNALKAEVEKENKLTGESMKHNKCLLL, from the exons ATGTATATGGCGCACAACACCACTGCAT GGTTCCGAGGTGCCACAGACTCATATGAGAGGAGGATCGTTCTAGTTGGGAAGACTGGAGTGGGGAAAAGTGCAGCAGGAAACACCATCTTGGGCAGAGAAGCATTTGAGTCTGAACTGTCTCCGTCTTCTATGACGGCTGAATGCCAGAAAGCCAAGGGAAATGTTGGTGATCGAAAGGTTGCTGTCATTGACACCCCGGGACTATTTGACACTAATTTCACCCAAGAGGAAGTATTGAAGAGGATCAAGATGTGCATTTCATTGTCTGCTCCTGGTCCTCATGCTTTCCTTGTGGTTCTTCAGCTTGGCAGATTTAcccaggaggagaaagaatgcATTAAGATGATTCAGACCACTTTTAGTGAAGATGCTGCCAAATACACTATGGTGTTGTTCACTCATGGAGACCAGCTGAGGAAGCAAACCATAGAGGGCTATATTTCAGAGAGTACCGACCTGCAAATCATCATCCGGAATTGTTACGGTCAATACCACGTCTTTAACAACGAAATCAAAGACCCTGCACAAACCAATATACTCCTGGATAAAATTGACAAGATGACAATGGCTAACAGTGGAAGATACTACACCAATGAAATGTTCATGAGAGCAGAGGAAGCCatagagaaggagaaagagcgACTCCTAAAGGAAATGGAGGCGCAAAAGCAGAAAGAGTTGGATGAACTGAGAGCCAAATTGGCTTCAAGGGCCTAccaaagggaggagagaagggtgCAGATGAGATATGAGTATGCAGCCAGAGCTCGAGCTGAAAGATCAAATGAATTTATTGCGGCTAGAGTGATAATTGTAGCAACAGTCTGTGGTGTTGCCGTTGGAGGTCTGCTTGGAGTCGTAGGAGGTCCAATTGGTTTGGCAATTGGAATGGCAGCTGGAGCAGCTGTTGGAGCAACCGTCGGTGCTTTATCA CCTCCTGGCACAACCTTGGTTCCCACAG GATCTGGGAGGCAGAAGAGGAACGATGAACTCCGGATCATTTTGTTGGGGAAGACCGGAGCGGGTAAGAGTGCAGCAGGAAACACCATCTTAGGAAAAGAGTTTTTTCAGTCGCaattgtcttcttcttcttggacaTTTCAATGCAAGAGGGCCGAGGGAGAGGTCGGAGGTCGAAAGGTTACTGTCATAGACACCCCAGGACTATTTGACACAAACTTCGATCAAGAAGAAGTATTGAAGAGGATCAAGACAtgtatctctctgtctgctcctggTCCTCATGCCTTCCTGGTGGTTCTGAGCCTGGGCAGGTTCAccaaggaggagaaagacactGTCAAGATAATTAAAAGTACTTTTGGTGAGGAGGCAACTAAATATTTACTAGTATTGTTCACACATGGGgacaaactgaagaaacaaactattgaaaactttatttcaaaGAGTGGAGAACTCAGAGAGTTCATTGAGGTTTGCTATGGGCGATATCATGTCTTCAACAACCTTGTGAATGACCAGGAACAGATTGACCAGCTCCTGGAGAAAATTAACAGAATAACTTATGAGAATGATGGTGGGCATTACACCACAAAGATGTTCAGAAAAGCAATAAGGGCATCAAAGGTAGAGAAGAGGAGACTTTCAAAGGAGCTGAAATCaatggagcagcagaggaggaatgCTCTGAAGGCTGAAgttgagaaagaaaataagttaACAGGAGAGTCGATGAAACATAATAAATGTCTTCTGCTGTAG